A part of Salvelinus alpinus chromosome 5, SLU_Salpinus.1, whole genome shotgun sequence genomic DNA contains:
- the cart3 gene encoding cocaine- and amphetamine-regulated transcript protein-like, with the protein MESSRLWIRAVVCAVLLSIVLSAEIDYSDSELDLDTRSVRDFYPKDPNLTNEKQLLGALHDVLKKLQTKRLPFWEKKFGQVPTCDVGEQCAVRKGARIGKMCDCPRGAFCNSYLLKCL; encoded by the exons ATGGAGAGCTCCAGGCTATGGATCAGAGCGGTGGTTTGCGCTGTGTTGCTGTCCATCGTTCTTAGTGCTGAAATTGACTACTCGGATTCCGAATTGGACCTCGACACAAGAAGTGTGAGAGACTTCTACCCCAAAGATCCGAATTTGACCAACGAAAAACAACTG CTTGGAGCACTACATGACGTTCTTAAAAAGCTGCAGACCAAGAGACTTCCATTCTGGGAAAAGAAATTCGGCCAAGTCCCTACG TGCGACGTTGGAGAGCAGTGCGCAGTGAGAAAGGGCGCGAGAATCGGCAAAATGTGCGACTGTCCTCGCGGAGCTTTCTGCAACTCTTATCTGCTCAAGTGCTTGTGA